The region CTTAAACTCATCAACATCAAAAATAACCAGTGAAGAAGATACGCCGAAGGTTTTGCTATGGTTGAACTGCTCTATTAAACATTGCCACCAGTAATTTTTCGTTAAGAGCTGAGTCGCAGAATCTCGTTGTACTTGCTCTTTTAATCTTTCATTTTCACCATGAAGTAATAAATTATTCTTAGCCGATGAAGAGATCCCATTCACAACTAAACAGATGTACTCTTGCCCCGACGAGTCTGTCGATAAGGTAAAAGCTTTCACCTCTGGAAAAAATTGTAACCTTGTATCATTAATAGCGTTAAAGATATTGGCGTCAGTTATTGATGGCTTACCAGCATTTAAAACCATCTGTATTTGATGGGTTAGCCATTGTTCAGGTCTTCGATGCAGCAGAGTATTTACGTCTCGACCTATGGCTTGTTCAGATGAAATATCCGTATGATTTTCAATACAATTATTCCATAGCAGTATGCGATAATCTTGATCAATAATCATAAGGCCTGTCTCAAGAGTATCGGCCACTTGTTTTAGAAAACATAAATTAATATTAAGCTGTATGTTCATAATGTCCCGTCTAGGAAATACCATTCCAATAAAAATAATGATTCAAAGAAAGCTAATGCAGAAGAACACCTACATTAAAGTCGTCATCAAAGTACAGGTACATTATGCACTGTAGGTATAGACACCATATGTCACCCCCTGAATATAATATTAAGATTTGCTATTTACATATTTTTTA is a window of Moritella sp. Urea-trap-13 DNA encoding:
- a CDS encoding sensor domain-containing diguanylate cyclase, with product MNIQLNINLCFLKQVADTLETGLMIIDQDYRILLWNNCIENHTDISSEQAIGRDVNTLLHRRPEQWLTHQIQMVLNAGKPSITDANIFNAINDTRLQFFPEVKAFTLSTDSSGQEYICLVVNGISSSAKNNLLLHGENERLKEQVQRDSATQLLTKNYWWQCLIEQFNHSKTFGVSSSLVIFDVDEFKRINDQHGHLAGDEAIKRLAYSLRKTIRNSDIACRFGGDEFAVILPNTKVNEAYAFAELLRTKIMNLDKTPNQPQISISVGVCEWTDEIVSEDEWFDKADKALYISKQKGRNQTTEAINIDDEEEIFAR